In Daucus carota subsp. sativus chromosome 4, DH1 v3.0, whole genome shotgun sequence, one DNA window encodes the following:
- the LOC108217494 gene encoding uncharacterized protein LOC108217494: protein MKMMFTSVCQLAWPQTCLVLLLILYNLTISASKSSVSYSKHCDSVVPEATSTGYANFAFPYLETVRSSFTGGERILGNSGYSYPSSFDFHTSKNVYATETQGVYKIEAEMSFRVYNDVYYPQSNVTAGIPPRRRRRSGRLKFLLHGFWSEASGRGCFVGSASWHSSQGEPLTLEAMFNMNYFKDSTYSNSFVTGKLESLSHENDEGYFEPISILSFPQVKQYEYKLISEEIARGFDVDVKKGEVLDSHPGYICSLFSMEYVPFDLEYASNCSSSIKNCSPVDRALGYMPTHIALYSIQCPEYGNKMRFLVQFTNSAYMGRYAMFNPNSTLVGEGLWDEKTNSLVIVGCRISSTSLGDVRVGDCSYRLSLWFPSVWSIKNRDKAVGQIWTNKTSEDLGYFGRTKLRSTSTYGYLNVPGLKYEYTGIERMSKLCPKKAAGRGKRYPRGQSYDMRFDMSVKEFAWGDAEPLFVGNKSYAHSPVYISNSRWGGYREIVESEAEVEDADNVPVNVSYKLRFYSMGDDKLGAGRSSLNASFDSNGQLVISAEGVYDAGTGSLCMVGCRNMGFNHSADCDIVLNFQFPESEGSNGGYIKGSMKSTRKQSDPLFFEKLSITATSFSSSQAQRSIWRIDLEITMVLISNTLACLSICYQIYYARKYPKTLSYISLVMLVILTLGHMIPLVLNFEALFMPKQDTRYMLLNSAGWLEVNEVIVRVVTMAAFLLQSRLLQLAWTARRSGESSEQGISVSEKKTLLVSLPIYIIGGLIAFLVNWKKNYYANAPSTFDYSQTQQQHTLWGDLRSYAGLILDGFLFPQVLLNIFQMSEESALSMPFYLGTTLVHAVPHAYDLYRANNYIPANAMRAFTYVYADPSADFYSAAWDIIIPLAGLLLAAIIYLQQRYGGRVILPRKFRELELYAKVPVVDS, encoded by the coding sequence ATGAAAATGATGTTCACAAGTGTTTGCCAGCTTGCATGGCCTCAAACTTGTTTAGTTTTGTTGTTAATTCTGTATAATTTAACGATATCAGCAAGTAAATCATCAGTCTCTTACTCGAAGCACTGTGATTCTGTTGTCCCGGAGGCAACTTCAACCGGTTATGCTAATTTTGCTTTTCCTTATCTGGAAACAGTACGTTCCTCGTTCACTGGTGGCGAAAGAATTTTAGGAAACTCAGGTTACAGTTATCCATCATCTTTCGATTTTCACACCTCAAAAAATGTCTATGCAACAGAAACTCAGGGGGTTTACAAGATTGAAGCAGAGATGAGTTTCAGGGTGTATAATGATGTGTATTATCCTCAAAGTAATGTGACTGCTGGGATACCACCTCGACGTCGTAGGAGGTCAGGGAGGTTGAAGTTCTTGCTGCATGGATTCTGGTCAGAGGCCTCTGGGAGAGGTTGTTTTGTTGGATCTGCTTCTTGGCACTCCAGTCAAGGTGAGCCTCTCACTCTTGAAGCTATGTTTAATATGAACTATTTCAAGGATTCGACGTATTCTAATAGTTTTGTAACTGGAAAGTTGGAGAGTTTGAGTCATGAAAATGATGAGGGTTATTTTGAACCGATTTCAATATTGTCTTTTCCTCAAGTAAAACAGTATGAGTACAAGTTGATATCTGAGGAAATTGCTAGAGGTTTTGATGTTGATGTTAAAAAAGGCGAGGTCCTTGATTCACACCCTGGATATATATGTTCATTGTTTAGCATGGAATATGTTCCTTTTGATTTGGAGTATGCAAGCAATTGCAGTAGTTCTATCAAGAACTGTTCTCCAGTAGACAGGGCTCTTGGATATATGCCTACTCATATAGCCTTGTATTCCATTCAATGCCCTGAATACGGAAACAAGATGCGTTTTCTGGTACAATTTACTAATAGCGCCTATATGGGGAGGTATGCGATGTTTAATCCAAATTCAACATTAGTTGGGGAAGGATTGTGGGATGAGAAAACAAATTCTCTAGTCATTGTTGGTTGCAGGATATCTTCAACTTCTTTGGGAGATGTTCGTGTTGGGGATTGTTCATACCGGTTGAGCCTGTGGTTCCCTTCGGTATGGTCAATTAAAAACAGAGACAAAGCTGTGGGACAGATTTGGACAAATAAGACTTCAGAAGATTTAGGTTACTTTGGCAGGACCAAACTCAGGAGTACGAGTACTTATGGGTACCTGAATGTTCCTGGATTGAAGTACGAATACACTGGAATCGAGAGGATGAGCAAGTTATGCCCAAAGAAGGCAGCAGGTAGAGGGAAGAGATACCCACGAGGACAGTCTTATGACATGAGGTTTGACATGTCTGTGAAAGAATTTGCTTGGGGTGACGCAGAACCCTTATTCGTAGGCAATAAATCCTATGCACATTCTCCTGTGTACATATCAAACTCAAGATGGGGAGGTTATAGGGAAATTGTGGAATCTGAAGCTGAAGTTGAAGATGCTGATAACGTTCCAGTGAATGTCAGTTACAAGTTGAGGTTTTACTCAATGGGCGATGACAAACTAGGAGCTGGCCGTTCATCTTTGAATGCGTCCTTTGATTCAAATGGCCAGTTGGTTATATCTGCTGAAGGAGTTTATGATGCTGGAACAGGATCCCTTTGTATGGTTGGCTGTAGAAATATGGGCTTTAACCATTCAGCAGATTGTGATATTGTTCTGAATTTCCAGTTCCCTGAATCAGAGGGGTCTAATGGAGGTTATATCAAAGGTAGCATGAAGAGCACAAGAAAACAAAGTGATCCTCTTTTCTTTGAGAAGTTATCCATTACAGCTACCTCTTTCTCTTCTTCTCAAGCACAACGATCCATATGGAGGATTGATTTAGAGATCACAATGGTCTTGATCTCAAACACCCTGGCGTGTTTGTCAATTTGTTACCAAATCTACTATGCGAGGAAGTACCCCAAAACCCTTTCTTATATCTCACTTGTTATGCTAGTGATACTCACGTTGGGGCACATGATCCCTCTTGTGCTAAACTTTGAAGCCCTTTTCATGCCAAAGCAAGATACACGGTATATGTTGCTTAATAGTGCTGGATGGCTTGAAGTGAATGAGGTGATTGTAAGAGTTGTTACAATGGCAGCCTTCCTCTTGCAATCTCGTCTCCTCCAATTAGCCTGGACTGCACGACGATCAGGTGAGAGCAGTGAGCAGGGCATATCAGTTTCAGAGAAAAAGACTTTATTAGTTTCTTTGCCAATATACATAATTGGTGGATTGATTGCTTTTCTTGTGAACTGGAAGAAGAATTACTATGCCAATGCACCGTCTACATTTGACTATTCACAAACGCAGCAACAACATACACTCTGGGGGGACTTAAGATCATATGCTGGCCTCATACTTGATGGCTTTCTCTTCCCTCAAGTCCTGCTCAACATATTTCAGATGTCGGAAGAAAGTGCTCTGTCCATGCCTTTTTACCTTGGAACAACATTGGTTCATGCAGTGCCTCATGCCTATGATCTTTATCGAGCCAACAACTATATTCCAGCCAATGCCATGCGCGCTTTTACTTATGTTTATGCAGATCCTAGTGCAGATTTTTACTCTGCTGCTTGGGATATCATCATTCCACTTGCAGGTCTGTTGCTTGCTGCGATCATATATCTGCAGCAAAGATATGGTGGCCGAGTTATCCTTCCCAGGAAATTCAGGGAGCTGGAATTATACGCAAAAGTGCCAGTAGTTGACTCCTAA
- the LOC108217495 gene encoding uncharacterized protein LOC108217495 — translation MSSFWQCASPHTCIFVLLILFKITTSTSKSSSVSYSEQCASVIPEATPTTYAYVTFPSLQTSTSFFSGVERIFGKNSSQDSPISFNFQSSRNVYATNSPGVYKIDAELTFQVYNHMYFPASNSSDGKSSPRRRRSGILKFVLSGFWSESSGKGCFVGDAPWYSSAGEPLDLEAVFMIKYSKSSIYSNGFVSGELKSLSHLNDEAYFEPISILSFPRVNEYEYQLISEETLRGFYVFEDDEKYSVLGSHPRTICSFFDRNYVTFRLEYASSCSSSLKSCSPLDGVPGIRPTYVSLYSIQCYECGNKMRFLVQLTNRSYVGRDDMFDPSTTLVGEGMWDEAKNRLVIVACRILSSGSLEDTRVGDCSFRLSLYFPSLWSLKNREKAVGQIWTNKTAQDVGYFDRIKFRTSDAYIRIPGFTYQYTEIGKVNKLCPKKALTKGESFPSGKSSAMRFDSSVPNSAYFVWNSAAPVFIGNDLYAESRVQFENVVSDNAPMNVSYKITFSPARGLILEPGLSSLNTSLDSYGQLIISAEGVYDAGTGYLCMVGCRDLPSNNSLDCDIVLTFQFPGSSKTKEGFISGSMHSTRNQSDPLFFEHLNMTTSFSISSESPRSIWRIDLETSIVLIPDTVACIFVLFQLYHVRRYPDTLPSVSLLMLVILTLGHVISLGLNFEAVFMTKRNTYNTMFISSGWLVVNEEIVKLITLAVFLVQSHLIRLAWTARQSGENNPQAISAAERKTFIVFLPLYLAGGLIAFFVNSNKNPFGNAPPTFDYPQAHRHQHRARGDLKAYASLILDGFLFPRVLLNMF, via the coding sequence ATGTCAAGTTTTTGGCAATGTGCATCGCCTCATACTTGTATATTTGTCTTGTTAATTTTGTTCAAGATTACGACTTCTACAAGTAAATCATCATCAGTCTCATATTCTGAACAATGTGCTTCTGTTATCCCTGAGGCAACACCGACAACTTATGCCTATGTTACCTTTCCTAGTCTGCAAACATCAACTTCATTTTTTTCCGGTGTTGAAAGAATTTTTGGCAAGAATTCATCACAGGATTCGCCAATTTCTTTTAACTTTCAATCCTCAAGAAATGTCTATGCAACAAATAGTCCCGGGGTGTACAAAATTGATGCGGAGTTGACTTTCCAGGTGTATAATCATATGTATTTTCCAGCAAGCAATTCATCTGATGGGAAATCATCTCCTCGTCGCAGGAGATCTGGTATATTGAAGTTCGTGCTAAGTGGTTTTTGGTCAGAGTCCTCTGGGAAAGGTTGTTTTGTTGGAGATGCTCCGTGGTACTCGAGTGCAGGTGAGCCTCTTGATCTTGAAGCTGTGTTTATGATAAAGTATTCCAAGAGCTCAATTTATTCTAATGGTTTTGTATCTGGAGAGTTAAAGAGTTTGAGTCATCTAAATGATGAGGCTTATTTTGAACCGATTTCAATATTGTCTTTTCCTCGAGTAAATGAGTATGAGTACCAGTTAATATCTGAGGAAACTCTGAGAGGTTTCTATgtttttgaagatgatgaaaaataTTCGGTTCTTGGCTCACACCCTCGAACAATATGCTCATTCTTTGACAGAAACTATGTAACTTTTAGATTGGAGTATGCAAGCAGTTGCAGTAGTTCCTTGAAGAGTTGTTCTCCACTTGACGGGGTTCCTGGAATTAGGCCTACTTATGTTTCTTTGTACTCCATTCAATGCTATGAGTGCGGTAACAAGATGCGTTTTTTGGTACAACTTACTAACAGGAGCTATGTTGGGAGGGATGATATGTTTGATCCCAGCACAACATTAGTAGGGGAAGGAATGTGGGATGAGGCCAAGAATCGTCTAGTCATTGTTGCTTGCAGGATTTTGAGTTCTGGTTCTTTGGAAGATACACGTGTTGGGGACTGTTCATTCCGGTTGAGCCTGTATTTTCCTTCGTTATGGTCACTTAAAAACAGAGAGAAGGCTGTGGGACAGATCTGGACAAACAAGACTGCACAAGATGTAGGGTACTTTGACAGAATCAAATTCAGGACTTCTGATGCGTACATTAGAATTCCTGGTTTTACGTATCAGTATACTGAAATCGGGAAGGTAAATAAGCTATGCCCAAAGAAGGCATTAACAAAGGGGGAGAGTTTCCCAAGTGGAAAGTCTTCTGCTATGAGGTTTGATTCGTCTGTGCCAAACTCTGCATATTTTGTTTGGAATTCTGCAGCACCTGTCTTCATAGGCAATGATCTGTATGCAGAATCCAGAGTTCAGTTTGAAAATGTTGTTTCTGATAATGCTCCAATGAATGTCAGTTACAAAATAACTTTTTCACCAGCTCGTGGTCTCATTTTGGAACCTGGCCTTTCTTCACTGAATACATCTTTGGATTCATACGGTCAGCTAATCATCTCTGCTGAAGGCGTTTACGATGCTGGAACTGGCTACCTTTGTATGGTAGGCTGTAGAGATCTACCTTCCAACAATTCCCTGGACTGTGACATAGTACTGACTTTCCAGTTCCCTGGATCAAGCAAGACTAAAGAAGGTTTTATTAGCGGTAGCATGCACAGCACAAGGAATCAAAGTGACCCTCTTTTCTTCGAGCACTTAAACATGACAACATCCTTTTCCATCAGTTCTGAATCACCGCGGTCTATATGGAGGATTGATTTAGAGACATCAATAGTCTTGATCCCGGACACAGTTGCTTGTATCTTTGTTCTTTTCCAACTCTACCATGTGAGGAGGTACCCTGATACCCTTCCTTCTGTTTCACTTCTTATGCTTGTCATACTTACATTGGGGCACGTGATCTCTCTCGGGTTAAACTTTGAAGCCGTTTTCATGACAAAACGGAATACATATAATACAATGTTCATTAGTTCTGGATGGCTTGTAGTGAATGAGGAGATTGTAAAACTGATTACACTGGCTGTCTTCCTCGTGCAATCTCATCTCATCCGATTAGCCTGGACTGCACGACAATCAGGTGAGAATAATCCACAGGCCATATCAGCTGCCGAGAGAAAGACTTTTATAGTGTTTTTGCCACTATACCTAGCTGGTGGATTGATTGCCTTTTTTGTCAACTCGAACAAGAATCCCTTTGGCAATGCACCGCCTACATTTGACTATCCACAAGCTCACCGCCATCAGCATAGAGCCCGGGGCGATCTAAAGGCATACGCCAGCCTAATCCTTGACGGCTTTCTCTTCCCTCGAGTCCTTCTTAACATGTTTTAG
- the LOC108217496 gene encoding uncharacterized protein LOC108217496 has product MKLMSLLQSSWPRTCVLFFLILQKFTISTSKSSSVTYSQQCASVVSEATPTTYADFTFPFLRTSTSYLTGGERILGKNSSRSSFASFSFRTSRSVYATNSPGVYKVDAELTFRMYSNMVLNSVSNSSYGRSSRRRGRSGRLKFLLHGFWSESSGKGCFVGSAPWYSSKGESLNLEAKLIISYSRSTSIYSNSYVTAKLESLSDLNDETYFEPIAILSFPEVSYYEYKLISEEALREFHVVDARKGSVLGSQPGEICSLFNRNYATFNLEYARSCSGFVRNCSPLNGVLGYMPTYVSVYSIQCHEFENKMRFLVQLSNRSYVARYEMFDPSATLVGEGLWDKKTNSLVIVACRISGSNSFGEARVGDCSFRLSLYYPSVWSIKNRDRAVGEIWTNKTAQDVGYFGPIKFRTSDAYMKVPGFKYEYTEIEKVNKLCPKKAVKRGERYPSGQSYDMRFDMSVQNSKYFGWGFAEPIFIGNESYSYSAEFISNSRWGGDGAIEVSEVEVANVVLNNAPLNVSYKLSFSSTGAVKLGADHSSLNTSLNSYGQLVISAEGVYDAGTGYLCMVGCRTLSSNNSNNSLDCEILLNFQFPGSVKTKAGFIKGSIQSTRKQSDPLFFRHLNLTSSSFSVAEAERSLWRIDLEITMVLISNTLACIFVSFQLYHVKRYPNSVPYTSLLMLVILTLGHMVPLVLNFEALFKPKQNTQNTMLSSSGWLEVNEVIVRVATMVAFLLQFRLLQLAWTARHTGENEPSISVAEKKSIFVSLPIYIFGGLVAFLVNWKKNYYASAPRAFHYSQAQGQQHTLWGDLRSYAGLILDGFLFPQVLLNIFHMSRESALSMPFYVGTTVVHSVPHAYDIYRAHNYVPAHVNGTYLYANPSADFYSAAWDIIIPMGGLLLAGIIFLQQKYGGRFINFREVELYAKVPVADT; this is encoded by the coding sequence ATGAAGTTGATGAGCCTTTTACAATCTTCATGGCCTCGTACTTGTGTACTTTTCTTCCTGATTCTGCAAAAGTTTACGATTTCGACAAGTAAATCCTCATCAGTCACTTACTCTCAACAATGTGCTTCTGTTGTTTCTGAGGCCACTCCAACAACTTATGCAGATTTCACCTTCCCTTTTCTGAGAACCTCGACTTCGTATTTAACAGGCGGTGAAAGAATCCTTGGCAAGAACTCATCCCGCAGTTCTTTTGCTTCTTTTAGCTTTCGAACCTCAAGAAGTGTATATGCAACAAATAGTCCCGGAGTTTACAAGGTTGATGCAGAGTTGACTTTCCGGATGTATAGTAATATGGTGCTAAATTCTGTGAGCAATTCAAGTTATGGAAGATCATCTCGTCGTCGTGGGAGGTCAGGGAGATTGAAGTTCTTGCTACATGGATTCTGGTCAGAGTCTTCTGGGAAAGGCTGTTTTGTAGGATCTGCTCCTTGGTACTCAAGCAAAGGTGAGTCTCTCAATCTTGAAGCAAAGTTGATTATTAGTTATTCCAGGAGTACTTCTATATATTCTAATAGTTATGTAACTGCAAAGTTGGAGAGCTTGAGTGATTTAAATGATGAGACTTATTTTGAACCGATTGCAATACTGTCATTTCCTGAAGTAAGTTATTATGAGTACAAGTTGATATCTGAGGAAGCTTTGAGAGAATTTCATGTGGTTGATGCTAGAAAAGGTTCGGTTCTTGGTTCACAACCTGGAGAAATATGTTCATTGTTTAACAGAAACTATGCTACTTTTAACTTGGAGTATGCACGTAGTTGCAGTGGTTTTGTGAGGAATTGTTCTCCGCTGAATGGGGTTCTTGGGTATATGCCTACTTATGTTTCTGTGTATTCTATTCAATGTCatgaatttgaaaataagatgaGGTTTTTGGTACAACTTAGTAACAGGAGCTATGTTGCGAGGTATGAAATGTTTGATCCCAGTGCAACGTTAGTAGGGGAAGGATTGTGGGATAAGAAAACAAATTCTCTAGTCATTGTTGCTTGTAGGATTTCAGGTTCAAATTCTTTTGGGGAAGCTCGTGTTGGGGATTGTTCATTCCGGTTAAGCCTGTATTACCCTTCAGTATGGTCAATTAAGAATAGGGACAGAGCTGTGGGAGAGATTTGGACAAACAAGACTGCACAAGATGTAGGGTACTTTGGCCCGATCAAATTCAGGACTTCTGATGCATACATGAAAGTTCCTGGTTTTAAGTATGAATATACTGAAATTGAGAAGGTAAATAAGCTATGCCCAAAGAAGGCTGTGAAAAGGGGGGAGAGGTACCCGAGTGGACAGTCTTATGATATGAGGTTTGACATGTCTGTGCAGAACTCAAAGTATTTTGGTTGGGGTTTTGCAGAACCCATCTTCATAGGCAATGAATCGTACTCCTATTCTGCAGAGTTCATATCAAACTCAAGATGGGGAGGTGATGGAGCTATTGAAGTATCTGAGGTCGAGGTTGCAAATGTGGTTCTGAATAACGCTCCATTGAATGTCAGTTACAAATTAAGTTTTTCATCGACGGGTGCTGTCAAATTAGGGGCTGACCATTCTTCACTGAATACATCCTTGAATTCATACGGGCAGCTGGTCATCTCTGCTGAAGGCGTTTATGATGCTGGAACAGGATACCTTTGTATGGTTGGCTGTAGAACTCTGAGCTCCAACAATTCCAACAATTCATTGGACTGTGAAATATTACTGAATTTCCAGTTTCCAGGATCAGTCAAGACTAAAGCCGGTTTTATAAAGGGTAGCATCCAAAGCACAAGGAAACAAAGTGACCCACTCTTCTTTAGGCACTTGAACTTGACATCATCCTCTTTCTCTGTTGCTGAGGCAGAACGATCCTTATGGAGGATTGATCTAGAGATCACAATGGTCTTGATCTCGAACACACTGGCATGCATATTTGTTTCCTTCCAACTTTACCATGTGAAGAGGTACCCTAATAGTGTTCCCTATACTTCACTTTTGATGCTTGTGATCCTTACATTGGGGCACATGGTCCCTCTTGTGCTTAACTTTGAAGCACTGTTCAAGCCAAAGCAAAATACACAAAACACAATGCTAAGCAGTTCTGGATGGCTAGAAGTGAATGAAGTGATTGTAAGAGTTGCTACAATGGTGGCCTTCCTCTTGCAATTTCGCCTCCTCCAATTAGCCTGGACTGCACGTCATACTGGTGAGAATGAGCCCAGCATATCAGTTGCTGAGAAAAAGTCTATATTTGTTTCTTTACCAATATACATTTTTGGCGGGCTGGTTGCTTTTCTTGTGAACTGGAAAAAGAATTACTATGCCAGTGCACCGCGTGCATTTCACTATTCACAAGCACAGGGCCAACAACATACGCTCTGGGGGGATCTAAGATCATATGCTGGCCTAATTCTGGACGGCTTTCTCTTCCCTCAAGTCCTGCTCAACATATTTCATATGTCGAGGGAAAGTGCTCTGTCTATGCCTTTCTACGTGGGAACAACAGTGGTTCATTCAGTACCTCATGCCTATGATATTTATCGAGCTCACAACTATGTTCCTGCTCATGTCAATGGTACGTATCTTTATGCAAATCCTAGTGCAGATTTCTACTCTGCTGCTTGGGATATCATCATTCCAATGGGAGGTTTGTTGCTTGCTGGAATCATATTTTTGCAGCAAAAATATGGTGGCCGCTTTATCAACTTCAGAGAGGTGGAATTATATGCAAAAGTTCCGGTAGCAGACACCTAA
- the LOC135152318 gene encoding MYB-like transcription factor EOBI — protein MEETEKGQWTSEEDNKLVSYIQQHGSGDWTAVSKNTGLHRNGKSCRLRWLNQLNPNIKRGNFTTDEDLIIIRHQALNGNRWSAIAAQLPGRTDNDIKNYWHVHLKKKFSNVNSCSDNYGAEGTTKYEGDVATIGGLDYIKAYYDKMYKNSITGNSIIPTGNSITPPQNQLDENFFDDIGIPTMEEIDRLLLEDPDAPLPPPSPHSAPSTAPEQEGHDYLLNISGPLDHDQLSFGPY, from the exons ATGGAAGAGACAGAGAAAGGACAATGGACTTCTGAAGAAGATAATAAATTGGTGTCTTACATCCAACAACACGGTTCAGGCGATTGGACGGCCGTTTCTAAAAATACTG GATTGCATAGGAATGGTAAGAGCTGCAGATTGAGGTGGTTGAATCAACTTAACCCTAATATCAAACGGGGAAATTTCACCACTGACGAAGATTTGATAATAATCCGTCATCAAGCTCTCAATGGCAACCG ATGGTCTGCTATTGCTGCACAACTGCCTGGTAGGACTGATAATGACATCAAAAACTATTGGCACGTCCATTTGAAGAAGAAGTTTAGTAATGTCAATAGTTGTAGTGATAATTATGGTGCTGAAGGAACAACAAAATATGAAGGTGATGTCGCTACTATTGGTGGATTGGACTACATTAAGGCATACTATGACAAGATGTATAAGAATTCAATAACAGGGAATTCAATAATACCAACAGGGAATTCAATAACACCTCCACAGAATCAATTGGATGAAAACTTTTTCGATGACATTGGAATCCCGACCATGGAAGAAATCGATAGATTGCTGCTTGAAGATCCTGATGCTCCTTTACCTCCACCATCTCCTCACTCTGCTCCTAGTACTGCACCTGAACAGGAGGGTCATGACTACCTGCTCAACATTTCAGGTCCTCTCGATCATGATCAGCTTTCCTTCGGCCCCTATTAA